The Mesorhizobium opportunistum WSM2075 DNA window TCGGGCGAGACCATCGCATGGCTGGCCAACCTGACGGCGGACGATGTCGCGGTCGACGCTTCCGCGCTTGGCGGGGGCCGTCTCGTCATGTCGCCCTACGCCATCGCCCGATTTGGCTAGACGCAGAGCCTACTTCTCGGAATTCATCACATAGAGCGCGCGCGAGCGTTCGAGATGCTTGATCATTGCCTTCTCGGCGCCGTCGGCATCTTTGTGCTCGATGCGGTCGATGATCTCCTCGTGCTCGGTCAGCGTGTACTTTTCCTTGCCGGTCCAGATCAGCATCTCGGTGTGGTATTCCTTCAGCCAGCCGAGCATCGCCTCGCTGACGGCGACATAGATCGGGTTGCCCGAAATCGCCGCGATCCGGCTGTGAAATTTCATGTCGGCGGAAATGAAGGCTTCCGAATTGCCGCGTGCGCCGCGCTGCTCGGCAACGGTTTCCTTGAGCTGCTGCACATCCTCGGCGGTGGCCCTTTCGGCGGCCTCCTTGACCATGCCGCGCTCGAAGAAGATGCGCGCGCTCTTCAGATGCTCGAGCGTGTCCTTCGATGAAGACAGGATGATCTTGGCCGCACCGTCGACCTGTCTGATGATCGACTTGGCGGTCAGCTGCAGCACCTTGGCCCGCTCGCCATGCGAGATGGCGACAAGGCCCATATTGCTCAACGCCTGCATGGCCTCGCGGATCGCAGGCCGGCCGACCTCGAAGCGCTCCATCAATTCGCGCTCCGACGGCATGTCATCGCCCGGCTGCAATTCGCCGCTGGTGATCAGCCGCTTCAGCCTCGCAAAGACTTCGTCGGAAAGCTTGCGCCGGACGATCGGTTCCGAACGGTTCATCGCCGCGAATCACTCCCTTGCCCCGATTCCTGTGTAGCATTCCGGGCAGGACTATCGGAATGCCTGCCCTTAACCGACGCCCGTCGCGGCAGCCGGGATATTTGCTTGCAATACTTATGTACTCATTATACCAGATTTCATTCGCAACGAAACTTTTTTCGAACCCTTTCGACCGGCCAGTCCATCATGATCACCCTCACCTATCGCA harbors:
- a CDS encoding transcriptional regulator NanR, which encodes MNRSEPIVRRKLSDEVFARLKRLITSGELQPGDDMPSERELMERFEVGRPAIREAMQALSNMGLVAISHGERAKVLQLTAKSIIRQVDGAAKIILSSSKDTLEHLKSARIFFERGMVKEAAERATAEDVQQLKETVAEQRGARGNSEAFISADMKFHSRIAAISGNPIYVAVSEAMLGWLKEYHTEMLIWTGKEKYTLTEHEEIIDRIEHKDADGAEKAMIKHLERSRALYVMNSEK